TTCGGCGTCTGCTGGGGCGGCGTCTACTACAACACCCGCGCCTTTCTGCCGATGCTGCAGAAGGCCAACGAGGGCCACATCGTCAACACCTCCAGCGTCAACGGCTTCTGGGCCTCGATTGGCCCTGGCCTGCCGCACACCGCCTACAGCGCGGCGAAGTTCGCCGTGAAGGGCTTCACCGAAGCGCTGATCAACGACCTGGCGATGAACGCGCCGCACATTAAATGTTCGGTGGTGATGCCGGGCCATATCGGCACCTCGATCGTCTCCAACACCCGCATGGTGCAGACCGGAAGCGAGTCGGGCGAGCTGAGCGCTGCGGAACTCGAGGCCGCCCGCAAGCGGCTGGCGGCGTATGGCGTTGACGTCGCGCAATTGTCCGATGCGGATATCCAGGCGAAGTCCGCCGACCGCGCGCGGCGCTTCCGTGACGAGGCGCCGATGACGGCGGCGGCGGCAGCCAAGGTCATCCTCGACGGTGTGAAGGCTGATCGCTGGCGCATTCTGGTTGGCGACGACGCGCATCTGCTCGACAAGCGCGTGCGTGAAAATCCGGAAGCGGCCTATACCCTCGACTTCTTCAAGAGCTTTGCCGCGGCGTCCGGCTGGCAGCTCGGTGGCTGACCGGCCGTTTCGTTTACCAACGCCCTCCATCGCCTAGCGCACGCGCGCGGCCCCCCTGCATGACCGATGCGGCAGGGGTGTCGTTCCTCGTGGCGCAGCCCTTGCGCATTGACCGTGATGAGCCGGCGCATCAAGGTCTGTGTGCGATTTTCGTTTTCGTGGGCCGCGAAGGAAACTGCCGCATGACCGCACAAGTGACGTTCGAACCTGCTTCTGTTGTTCGTGCGGAGGCGGGCGGCTTCGGCGCCGTCATCACCCATGACGATTTCGATGCGCTGGTGGCGCAACCCGGATTCGCCGATGCGCTGGTCGGATTGTTGGCGAAGCACCTCGTCATCCGCATCGATGCGCCGCCGTTCCAGGCGGCGTCGCTGGCGGCGATCGCCGCGCGTCTCGGTCCGCCCTCGGTGAATCGCGGGCCGCGGCTGCCGGGATTCGATGCTCTCATCCAGTTCGAGAGCGCAGGCAAGCCGGACGCCGATCCGCAGAAGGATCGCGATGCGGCGCAGATCCTGCACCACGATTCGGCCGGGCTGGCCGAGCCGCCGGCTTACGCGATCGTCAACACCAAGACCCATCCCGGCGAGCCGGCCCTGCATTCATGGATCGACATGCAGGCGGTCTATCGCGATCTGCCTGCGACGCTGAAACGGACCATCGATCCCCTGCGCTGTGTCCATCCGACCTATCCGGAGGTCGTGTCGGCGGGCGTTCATCGCGATCTGAAAGATCTTCCCGCTGATATCCGCGAAACGGGGCCGGACCATCCGCTGGTGGTGCGCAACCCGAACACCGGCGAGCCCACGCTGTTCCTGTCCGTCAGGCGCGACGCCAAGATTTTGGGAATGGAGGCGGCTGAGAGCCGGGCGCTCCTGACCGAGCTTTGGGATATCGTCGAGGCGTCGCCGCGCCGCTGGCGTTCGCTGGTTCGTGGCGACGATATCTTCATTTGGGATAACATCGCCACCGTGCATGATCGCCCGCCGTTTTCTGCGCGCGAACCGCGTAAGGTGTGGTTCGCGAATCTCGCTCCCGTCGTTCCGCAAGCGGCGTTCGCTGCCTGACTTGGGGTTAAGCGACCCGGCGGGCGGCCCTGTGAACCGAAATAGGCTTGTCCATGCTGGTCGTCCATCATCTCAACAACTCCCGTTCGCAGCGGGTGCTCTGGCTGCTCGAGGAGTTGGAAGTCCCCTACGAGATCAAGTTCTATCAGCGCGGCCCGGACATGCTGGCGCCGAAGGAGCTGCGCGCCGTGCATCCGCTCGGCAAGTCACCGGTGATCACCGATGCCGGCCATACCATCGCCGAGTCCGGTGCAATCCTTGAATACGTCACCGAGAATTACGGGAACGGCCATCTGATCCCCCGGCCGCGTACGCCGGAACGCCTGCGCTACACCTATTGGCTGCATTACGCGGAAGGATCGGCGATGACGCCGCTGTTGCAGAAGCTGGTGTTCACGCGGTTGCCGAGCCGGGCGCCGGTGTTGCTGCGGCCGGTAATGACGATGGTGTCCAGGCAATTGAATGCCAACCTCGTCGATCCTGCCCTGAAGCGGCATATGGATTACTGGGAGCAGGAGCTCGGCAAGTCCGAGTGGTTCGCCGGTGACGAATTCTCCGCCGCCGACATCCAGATGAGTTTTCCGCTGGAAGCCGCGTCCGCGCGCGGCGGGCTTTCGGCCGGCCGGCCGAAATGCATGGCATTCCTGGAGAAGATTCACGCAAGGGCGGCCTATCTGCGCGCGCTGGCGCGCGGCGGTTCCTACGCGCTGGCGCGCTAAAGCATGATCCGGAAAGGTGCAGCGGTTTTCCGAACAGATCATGCTTAAATAAACAAAGGGCCCGCGCACGCCGGTTGCATTACTCCCTCAGACCTCCGGAAAGCCAAACAGCCGCTGCGGATTGTCCACGAGGATGCGGTTGCGCAGTGTTGCGTCGGGCGCCCAATCGGCGAGCGTATCGAGCAGGTCGGCGACCTGCATCATCACGCCCCAGTTGGTGACATGCGGCCAGTCCGATCCCCAGACGCAACGGTCGGGGGCGGCTTCGATCAGCGCTTGCGCGAACGGGACCGTGTCACGATACGGTGGCCCCTCGGCGCTGTTGCGATAGGCGCCCGAGAGGCGGACCCAGCCGCCGTCGCGCACCAGCGAAACCAGCGTGCGAAAGCCTTCGTTCTGCATCGTCTGCGTGGTCTTCACACTGCCCATGTGGTCGATCAGGAAGGGGACTGGCAACTTGCTGAGGCGCGCTGCCAACGGCACGAGCTGACGCGCGGTGATGAGGAACTGCAGGTGCCAGTCCATCTCACGGCAGATCGCGGCAAAACGTTCGACCGTATCGCCGTCGAGCGCGCGGTTGTGAAACAGGTTGGCGCGGAGGCCCACGACGCCTGCCTCCTTCAGCGCCGCACGCTCTCGGTCCGGGCAGTCGGGGGCGATCACCGCGATGCCGCGCAGCCGCTGCGGATGCGCACGCAGCGCCTCGACCATGAGGCGGTTGTCGGTGCCGTGCACGCTGACCTGGGTCAGCACGCCATAGGTCATGTCCGTTGCGTCCAGCATCGCGACGTAGGACTCCGCTGTCGCCGGTGGCGGCGTATAGGCGCGTCCGGGAATGAAAGGATAGTCGGGCGGCAGGCCGATCACATGCGCATGGGTATCGACGGCGCCGCGCGGGATCGGAAAGCGCGACGGCCTGCGCTGGGTTGTCGGAGCGGGCGGGCAGGCCGGCGCGTCTTCGGTCGCAAGCGGTTCGGTCATCTCGTTCCTCCCGGCTGTTGCGGGCCGGCCTTATCGCTGGCCGATTCCTGATGGTGATGTGAGCCTATTGTCCCGCCGCGAACGCGCCGCGTGTGCGCGGATCGGGCGCACCGGCGAGTCCGTCGGGTGTGATGGCGATGGAGTTGGCGGAGGTTTGCAGCAGCGGCGTTGCGATGGTGTGGCCGCGGGATCGCAGGCCGTCCAGCACCTCGGGGGCGAAGCCGTTCTCCACGCGCACCTCGTCCGGCAGCCATTGATTGTGCAGGCGTGGCGCCGCGACGGCCGCGGCCACGTTCATGCCATGGTCGATGGTGTTGAGGATCACCTGCAGCACGCCGCTGATGATGCGGCTGCCACCAGGCGTGCCGGTGACGAGCACCGGCTTGCCGTCCTTCAGCACGATGGTCGGCGTCATCGACGACAGCGGCCGCTTGCCGGGGCCAGGCAGGTTGGCCTCGTAGCCGACCAGCCCGTACGCGTTCGAGGCACCGGCGGCGGCGGTGAAATCGTCCAGCTCATTGTTGAGGAGGATGCCGGTTCCCGCTGCCACCATGCCAAGGCCATAGCTGAAGTTCAGCGTGTAGGTGTTGCTCACAGCATTTCCAAAGCGGTCGACGACGGAGTAGTGCGTGGTGTTCTGTCCTTCGCGCCTGGGGACGGACAGATCGGCGATCGCCGATGCCGGCGTTGCCTGCTGCATGTCGATGCTGCCGCGCAGGCGCTCGGCATACTCCTTCGAAAGCAGGCGCTGCATCGGCACGTCCACCATCGCGGGGTCGCCGAGATAGCGGGCGCGATCGGCGTAGGCGCGCTTCATCGCTTCGATCATGACATGCAACGTGTCGATCGAAGCGGCCCCCATCTCCTTCAGCTTATAGCCCTCGAGAATGTTGAGCATCTCGATCAGCACGGTGCCGCCCGACGATGGCAACGGCATCGATATGATGTCGTAGCCGCGATAGCTGCCGCGGACCGGCGTGCGGATCACCGGCTGGTAGGNTTTCAGATCCTCAAGGGTCATGATCCCGCCGTCGGCTTTGATGGCGTCGATCAGCTTCGCTGCGACGTCACCTCGATAGAATCCTGACGGACCTGTCGCGGCGATGGCCTCAAGGGTTCTGGCCAGGTCGGTTTGCACGAGCCGGTCACCGGGGCCGAGGGCACGGCCGTCAGGCCTCAGGAAGATCGCGGCCGATGCGGGCCAGCGTGCAAACATCTCGCGTGCGCTCGGCAGCGAGTCGGCCGTGTCGTCCTCGATGGGGATGCCGTCGCGCGCGAGGGCGATCGCCGGCGCGATCAATTCCGCCAGCGTGAATTTGCCGGAGCCGTATTTCTCCCAGGCAAGAGCCAGACCCGCGACCGTGCCGGGAACGCCGACGCCCAATACCGAGCTGCGCGATTTTGCCGGATCGGGTTTGCCGTCGTTACCGAGAAACATGTCGCGGGTCGCAGCCATCGGCGCGGTCTCGCGATAGTCGATGGTGATGGCTTCGTTTCGTTCCGCGTTGTGGATCACCATGAAGCCGCCGCCGCCGAGGTTGCCGGCGCGCGGATAGGTGACGGCCATTGCGAAGCCGGTTGCGACTGCGGCGTCGACCGCGTTGCCGCCGCGCGCCAGGATGTCCGCGCCGATCTCGGCGCCGCGCCGCTCCTGCGCGACCACCATGCCGTTCTTGGCGATGACAGGCTGTCGGGCTGCGACGGTTGCAGGCACATAAGGCGTGCGGTGTGCGTCCTGGGCGTGCGCAACGAACGGCAGGATCGCGAGCGCGACAATCGCGAAGGCTGTGCCTGACGCCATGACTCTGAATCGATTCACGTCCTGCCTCCATAAGCACACTTGGCGCATCAGCGGGAATGCTACACCGCTTTCGCGGTAACAAGCCACCTGATTGGCCGGAACATACAACCGGACAAAGTCCAAGCGATGCGTTGCTGAACGCCTGGTTGCGTTCGGCGAGACGACAACGCGCTGTTAGCGCTTGTCCCGATTCACGATTGCTGAAAGTCTACCGGCGATTCTCAAAGAGGTGCAGATTGACACCATCCTACAACGTGGCCGTGGACGACACGTCCGCAAGGCGTTATGCGCCGCGTTCCGCTATCATCGGTTGGCTGTTGTTCGACTGGGCGGCGCAGCCTTATTTCACCCTGATCACGACCTTCGTCTTCGCGCCTTATTTCGCAACCTACGTCGCGCCCAATCCGGTCGTGGGCC
The sequence above is drawn from the Afipia sp. P52-10 genome and encodes:
- a CDS encoding amidohydrolase, with product MTEPLATEDAPACPPAPTTQRRPSRFPIPRGAVDTHAHVIGLPPDYPFIPGRAYTPPPATAESYVAMLDATDMTYGVLTQVSVHGTDNRLMVEALRAHPQRLRGIAVIAPDCPDRERAALKEAGVVGLRANLFHNRALDGDTVERFAAICREMDWHLQFLITARQLVPLAARLSKLPVPFLIDHMGSVKTTQTMQNEGFRTLVSLVRDGGWVRLSGAYRNSAEGPPYRDTVPFAQALIEAAPDRCVWGSDWPHVTNWGVMMQVADLLDTLADWAPDATLRNRILVDNPQRLFGFPEV
- a CDS encoding glutathione S-transferase — its product is MLVVHHLNNSRSQRVLWLLEELEVPYEIKFYQRGPDMLAPKELRAVHPLGKSPVITDAGHTIAESGAILEYVTENYGNGHLIPRPRTPERLRYTYWLHYAEGSAMTPLLQKLVFTRLPSRAPVLLRPVMTMVSRQLNANLVDPALKRHMDYWEQELGKSEWFAGDEFSAADIQMSFPLEAASARGGLSAGRPKCMAFLEKIHARAAYLRALARGGSYALAR
- a CDS encoding SDR family oxidoreductase — its product is MKDFAGKIAVVTGGGTGMGRELVRQLVAEGCNVAMCDVSAENMAETKRLCEAEKLPQGLRVTTHIADVSIEDQVLRFRDEVAEQQATDRIHLLFNNAGIGGGGSMLSNSREQWDKTFGVCWGGVYYNTRAFLPMLQKANEGHIVNTSSVNGFWASIGPGLPHTAYSAAKFAVKGFTEALINDLAMNAPHIKCSVVMPGHIGTSIVSNTRMVQTGSESGELSAAELEAARKRLAAYGVDVAQLSDADIQAKSADRARRFRDEAPMTAAAAAKVILDGVKADRWRILVGDDAHLLDKRVRENPEAAYTLDFFKSFAAASGWQLGG
- the ggt gene encoding gamma-glutamyltransferase — protein: MASGTAFAIVALAILPFVAHAQDAHRTPYVPATVAARQPVIAKNGMVVAQERRGAEIGADILARGGNAVDAAVATGFAMAVTYPRAGNLGGGGFMVIHNAERNEAITIDYRETAPMAATRDMFLGNDGKPDPAKSRSSVLGVGVPGTVAGLALAWEKYGSGKFTLAELIAPAIALARDGIPIEDDTADSLPSAREMFARWPASAAIFLRPDGRALGPGDRLVQTDLARTLEAIAATGPSGFYRGDVAAKLIDAIKADGGIMTLEDLKXYQPVIRTPVRGSYRGYDIISMPLPSSGGTVLIEMLNILEGYKLKEMGAASIDTLHVMIEAMKRAYADRARYLGDPAMVDVPMQRLLSKEYAERLRGSIDMQQATPASAIADLSVPRREGQNTTHYSVVDRFGNAVSNTYTLNFSYGLGMVAAGTGILLNNELDDFTAAAGASNAYGLVGYEANLPGPGKRPLSSMTPTIVLKDGKPVLVTGTPGGSRIISGVLQVILNTIDHGMNVAAAVAAPRLHNQWLPDEVRVENGFAPEVLDGLRSRGHTIATPLLQTSANSIAITPDGLAGAPDPRTRGAFAAGQ
- a CDS encoding TauD/TfdA family dioxygenase; this encodes MTAQVTFEPASVVRAEAGGFGAVITHDDFDALVAQPGFADALVGLLAKHLVIRIDAPPFQAASLAAIAARLGPPSVNRGPRLPGFDALIQFESAGKPDADPQKDRDAAQILHHDSAGLAEPPAYAIVNTKTHPGEPALHSWIDMQAVYRDLPATLKRTIDPLRCVHPTYPEVVSAGVHRDLKDLPADIRETGPDHPLVVRNPNTGEPTLFLSVRRDAKILGMEAAESRALLTELWDIVEASPRRWRSLVRGDDIFIWDNIATVHDRPPFSAREPRKVWFANLAPVVPQAAFAA